One window from the genome of Streptomyces cadmiisoli encodes:
- a CDS encoding DUF4185 domain-containing protein: MSDDVRARHRAGAGVGLLLALVLAAVLLTALPDDDREGGGACGARTVASWSADEALTGEFTRYGDDGARTDDWTGGDGTHSLRLPDGRVLWLFSDTFLGAVHAPPNPSGEAHAWRDGTAPMVRNSAVVMTRGRLTSTLPAPLFGDPAPNQWRWPVAARVEPRSPGSSERVVRVLLWTREAGRAPWIYGVPLATEVATLSLPDLRVESIVKVFDQQRVPDPSRRVLFGTTLLARDGWTYVFGGNDGQAVSRATSSVYVARVPAGGLADPAAWELWNGSEWVTAARPSPVLGDERRTGVGSAFSVVRDGDTYVLFTMAAGTRALTTITSYWACSPTGPWHGPARGFSPPLPPGRLAAYNPQAHPDLSGRERLVLSYDVNWLETVSASAQITGNVSLYRPRFLSLRLTPAG; encoded by the coding sequence GTGTCCGACGACGTACGCGCACGACATCGGGCGGGAGCCGGGGTCGGACTGCTGCTGGCCCTGGTTCTCGCCGCCGTGCTGCTCACCGCCCTCCCGGACGATGACCGGGAGGGCGGCGGCGCGTGCGGGGCCCGTACGGTCGCGTCGTGGTCGGCGGACGAGGCGCTGACCGGCGAGTTCACCCGTTACGGCGATGACGGTGCCCGCACGGACGACTGGACCGGCGGCGACGGCACCCACTCCCTGCGGCTGCCGGACGGCCGGGTGCTGTGGCTGTTCTCGGACACCTTCCTCGGCGCCGTGCACGCCCCGCCCAACCCGTCGGGCGAGGCCCACGCCTGGCGCGACGGCACCGCGCCGATGGTGCGCAACTCCGCGGTGGTGATGACGCGGGGTCGCCTCACCTCGACGCTGCCCGCGCCCCTGTTCGGCGACCCGGCGCCGAACCAGTGGCGCTGGCCGGTCGCCGCCCGGGTCGAACCGCGCTCCCCCGGCTCCTCGGAGCGGGTCGTACGTGTGCTGCTGTGGACGCGCGAGGCGGGCCGGGCCCCGTGGATCTACGGTGTGCCCCTCGCCACCGAGGTGGCCACCCTCTCCCTGCCGGACCTGCGCGTCGAGAGCATCGTCAAGGTGTTCGACCAGCAGCGGGTGCCGGATCCGTCCCGGCGCGTGCTGTTCGGCACGACGCTGCTGGCCCGCGACGGCTGGACGTACGTCTTCGGCGGGAACGACGGACAGGCCGTCTCCCGCGCCACCTCGTCGGTGTACGTGGCCCGGGTCCCGGCGGGCGGGCTGGCCGATCCCGCCGCGTGGGAGCTCTGGAACGGCTCCGAGTGGGTCACCGCGGCCCGCCCGTCCCCGGTGCTCGGGGACGAGCGGCGCACCGGCGTCGGCAGCGCGTTCTCGGTGGTGCGGGACGGCGACACGTACGTGCTGTTCACCATGGCGGCCGGAACACGCGCGCTGACCACGATCACGTCGTACTGGGCCTGCTCCCCCACCGGACCGTGGCACGGCCCGGCGCGCGGCTTCAGTCCGCCGCTGCCGCCCGGCCGGCTCGCCGCCTACAACCCTCAGGCGCACCCCGACCTGAGCGGCCGCGAGCGCCTGGTGCTGAGCTACGACGTGAACTGGCTGGAGACGGTCAGCGCCTCGGCGCAGATCACCGGGAACGTGTCCCTGTACCGACCGCGGTTCTTGAGCCTGCGGCTGACGCCGGCGGGGTGA